AATTTCTACCTAGCTTGGAGCAATCTATGTTGGACAACTTTCTAGAAATTTTTGGAAGCATATGAGTGAAGACAAGACATGTTGAAATGATTTGAACAGGTTTGTAAAGACAAAGTTTACTCTTAGAAGCATTTAAGACAAACAAAAATGATGTTATGCCACAGTCATAAAGCACCAAATCTTGAGCCTAGGGCTGGGGAAACCCCATTTTTGTCGATGCAAAAGGCTTGCATCAGCAAAAGCgtgatttttctaatgaaaattGTTGCAATCAAAGAGGTCAAATTGCAAAACAAAAAGTTCCATTCGATTCATGTTCATTATTGAAGGGTGAAAGAGAACAAAGCCTCATTTCTTGAGCACAAACCAATAGCAGGCGACTGTACAAAAACAAAATATGGAGCTACCGTCTTTTTGTAGCAACAGCGTTACATTTTTATCCATGTTATGTACCTCTAcgacctttttttcttctttttcttttctttaaatactttgtttttacatttcaaaaatataCAATACAGCCCCACTCAAGGGAAAAAGCAAAAAGAAGTTTCCTTATTCACACTTGAGAAAAATGAGCCATATCAATCTAAGGTGTAGAATTTACAGAGATCTCTTGCAGTACTGACGAACTTGGCTGGTCCGAATGTGGTGGCAGGACGAGCCGCTGCAGTGGCTTCAGAATGTTGGCTAATTGTGAGAATGAGGGGCGCAGGTTTGGATCACTGACAATAATAATAGCATGGAAAAGCAGTTGACAGTAAGAACAAAAGGAGCATGAGTATTATAACTTGGATGTATAGAAAAGTGTGATGAAAAACACAACTTACGTTTGCCAGCATTCCCTGATTATTCTAGCAACCGTGGGATCCACTTCCTTGGGTATTTCGAGTCGTAGATTACGGAAACCTACAGCACCAACAACTTGCATAGGATTCATCCCACTCCAAGGCAGTCTCAATGTAGCAAGTTCCCATAGAATGATTCCAAAGCTATAAACATCGCACCTGTGCATTTGAAGAACAATATGTTCATGTCCTGAGATAATTTCAACTCATCTCTGCATTTTAGCCATTTTTCACGGGATTTTGGTTTGGGAGCATGTTTTTCCTCTCCCATTGAATTTTATAGATGGTTCTTAACTTGacaaattgttttttttattattattattttaaattaactaTTATGATCAAAATCATGTTTTCCCACCGAAACCTCATTGAACAAAGAGGTTTTCAACTATCTTTTAAGGAAACcccaaaagaaaaatagcaaaagtgTTTCAATTAAGAATTAAAATCCCATATTATAATGAAATAAAGAAGGATCGAGCATAATATACCATAAATCCCATGCTCAAGCGTGTACTGAAAATGAAACTTAAGAAATACTATCATAACTCCAACTTACTTCTCATTTGAAGGCTCATTCCGAAGAACTTCTGGTGCCATCCACTCAGGCTAACACACAGAAAGCAAACGGGAGACCAGTTATGTACTGCAGTTTACAGTAAAATCTGAAGAAAACATTTAAGTAAAAATCAACATTCTTAGCTTCTCACCGTTCCTCCAGTTGATTTGGATGATAAAAATGTATTGTGCTTTAGGCGTGACAACCCAAAATCTGACACCTACACAGTGAAGAAATCACACCAGAGAAAACGCTGTTACAATTTATAACATTCCTTCTATTTTTAAGTAATAAGTATCTAAAGGCTATATCATCCATAGATTGAACAGCCTACATTCTTGGTTAAGTGACCTGGCTATGGCTTGTTTTGCTTTTTCTTCTACCTGAAGAAGACAAACTCAAGCTTCCTCTGCAAATTCGCACGTTCTTGCCCCATGGCATAATTTAAGTTTGGTACTCGATGTGCCTTCATCTtcagaaaattttctttttattttattttattttattttttcttcttctgagTGTGGATGGAGTAAAgaagatttattttttctttttagaagggaaaaaaaaacaaaactgtATTAAGAATGAAAGAACGAGGGAGTAGACGAGCCATACAAAAACAAGAATACCAAACCAAAGAAAGCATAAGTAGAAACAGACGCACCCCCAGGATTCCGCAGCTTCAGAAAAAAACATTATTAGAGACAGGCTAACTGGCTGAGATATTTTCAAAGTATATTTCAATGTGATGGTGATTAACTAAGCCGAAAGCCAGCATTGTGGACTGGCAGAGATCAGTTAATTTCAACATGTAAAGCAACAAAGCCAAGAAGACCATTTAAGACTGGCACAGATCAGTTAATTTCAACATTAACTGAATTTTTAATAGGTCAAGGGAAGTGAAAGGGAAGGGACATAGAAACAGCACTGAAATCGACAACTTTCTAAGAAGAAGGCCGCAAGAGATGGAAAAGAGAACCTTTCAAGATTTGGGAAGGTCTGGTTCCATTTTTCTCGTTCATGGATATCTCACCATGTCTCAATGATTAAGAGTTAACAGTAACAGAGGTTATCGTTTCGAATCTACCACTTCAAAACAAATATCATTTACTTTGGCTGTTTgatattttagttatttttagaATACctattcaaaataaataaactgTTTGATCTTTTAGTTACTTTTAGAATATctattcaaaataaataaacaaataattttgTAACTGATGGATTCTGGGAAGTAGTTTTGGCCGGATCACTTTATCGCCTCTCTTTAACTTCACCTTTCTAAACATTTTTTGTTGGTACTTTTTCTTGATTAACCAAAAGTTGGGTGCCCCTTGACTGTAcccttattttcttttttcttttttaatctcCCTGTAGTCTTCAGCACATTCCATGACCTTAATGACATTCGTTTATTCATTTTAGAGGACAATTTTCAGGTGACTTCGGAACTTGGTGAATAAGTCACAAAAGTAGTAATTAATATAATCATAGACAAAAAGCTTCAGCAGTAGGAGACTTGTCATACCTTCACATTCCAGTTCTTATCAACCAAAAGATTTGGTGACTTCAGATCTCGGTGAACAATTGTTGGATTACTTGTATGCAAGCAATTCATGCCCCTTGCCTGCAATTGTGTAATGAATTCAGAAGATGATATTTTTATCGAATGCATTAGTTGAATAAGATATTCAAAATTAGTCATATACCACATCCAGGGCCATTTTTATTCTGCGCTTTTCATCAATTTGACAATTTGGACGGTGAATGATCCGGTACAAGCTTCCTCTGGAGTTCGATTGCATCAAGAAAACTTCAGTAAGGAAAAACAGACAAAAGAATGTATAGTctaaacttcttcttcttccattttaaTTCATTATAATGTTCCCTCTTACGGGCGAGGGAGGAGTGATAATTTACCTATTGAGAAACTTGAGCAAAATTGAACTCATACCTCGGAAGAAACTCAGTAACAATGGAAAGGTTGGGAGGACGAGTGACAGCACCCATAAAAAGAACAATGTTCGGATGACGCAGCTGCCGCATTATCAATACCTTACATCACAAGAGATAATGGAGTCTACTGTCAAAGATAGTTGATTGAAGATATAAACTCAAACAAGATGCAAGTATAATATCCGGCTAACTACTTTTTCATAATAACTATCGTTCATTAAGTTGCATTTCTCAAGTTACAAGAAAACAAATTGACCATATGAAGCAACACCAAACTTCatgaaaaatttcatattttaacCCTTTTGTCTTGTTAAATCACCGATTGACCTAAAAACTTAAGCTGATGAGTcaagataaatttaatattatatcaccTAACTATCTCCCTCATTTGTGGGCttgaaaaatgaagaagatCCAACGAgtggaaatcaatattaattgaGGAGGAAATAACATAACATAGGTTTGAACACAGAATCTCCTTGGAATACTTGCTCTAATACCATGTTAAATCACCAATTTAACCAAAAGTTTAAGTTGAGGAGTAAAGATAAGTTTAATATTTTCATCTAAAAACAAATTATTGTTTGTTTGGAAGTAACTGCTCCACTTACTTCTCTTTTGAACTCAGCTAAAGCAGCACCAGAAAAATCCTGGTCTAAGAACTTCTTCACAGCAACCTCCTGCAAATCCGTCAATTACCATCAGTACCATCAGGATGTTAGGGCTAGAAACGTAATAAAGTGTGATATTATTTAAATACAAATGTGCAATTTTTTAAGGAGTCAAGGACCAAAGAGAAAGTAAGGAAGAATTTAATtattaagatttgttagatatTGAGGTGTGATGGAGAGCGGGAAgacaaacaatttttttttttgctgacCAAGCAAGCAAGACACAGAGAGAACAGAGAGGTTAAAAACGTCGAAAACCCTGTTGTTCATATAGTTAACAGCTTGAAATTAAATTTCTAAATAACTGGAACACGGTAACAACTGATCAAAGCTAGAGGTTCTATGTTCAAACTTTAACAATGTCAAGCATTTAGATTTAATGGTAGTTGATAATTTCAACATAATAAGTCAGGCATTTATCATAACCCGACACTATGGAGTTACCAGAATCAACTTGGATCAGACAAGTTATTGAAcctaaagaaatgaaaaaataaatgtgCTAAGTTTTATATTGGAAGACTGGCTACAAAATGCAATAACATAGAAATAGAATTAATATAACTCACGGTGTCATTCCAATCAGCATGGTAGACTTCTCCATATGAACCTATATATAGAAAACGTGAAATTAAAATAAGCAAAACTGAAGATTTCCAGGGAAGTAATGGTAAACTATTTCAAAGGTTTAAACATTACACGAGAGAGCAATTTGGAAATAAGTTTGACCATGGAGCAACCACTGAagtaataaatattttgtttcatATCAGCTATAGCGTACCTAGTCCGATCCTTTCACCAATAACGAGGTCCTCCCATTGGATTTCACATTGACCTACGTCCACATCGTCATAAACTTGCTCAAACCTATTTGAACTTGGATTGACCAACGGGCTAGGACTTCCCGGATCCTTCAATATCAAATTGGTTCCAACAGATCTATCGTATGTGAACTTTCTACGGTTATCAAATCTGATTAAATTGTCTCGTCCATCAACAGCATCTACCTTTTCGTCCTCCATGTCTGTATTTCCAGAACGTTCTCCATTGGACTTTCTGTTCTGTTCGTCAATCAAGGGCAAAATATTAGGCTCAATCATTGAAGATGCCAGCTGTGTGTTCATATTTGATGAAGAACTTCCAACTTCAGCACTTCTAACCGATGCAATCAAATCATTAGATGTTCCTGAACCTCCAGGTTTAACATTTTCAGAGACAGTCGAGTTGGAAGAAGATAATGCCATATTGTGATCATTAGGTGCACGGCTAATTCTTGGAAAACGGCCCTCCATATAATCATACTCATTTTTATTGGGAACTGCATTAAAAGCAACCCGATTTTTCCATAATGGTACAGGAGGATGCCCAATAGTAGGTTTCTGGAGCTCCTCACTTTTATTATCTGAGAACTTGTTAGGCATGAAACTTTTTCCAGTTCCTCTTATTTGGAAAGGATTAAGATCGGCAAAAAGATTTTTGGAATCCTCGGAACTTTGACCAAATGGAACTACATTGACATTCAGTCGAACATTACCGTCACCAAAATGGGCCCCTTTGTGTCGAGAAGTCCCAGTACCTAACAAGGAAAGATTTTCTATTAATCTGGAGTTATTCTAGCAGGTACTGCagaaataatttaaattacatCCTACACACCTGAGCTTGATGGCACAGACTCTGTCCTTCCATAGCTCAGTTTCCCATCAATCAGTGAGATGGCCTCTGCTCCAAAGTTCTGACTGCTGCCTTCCTCATGTCCCAATGTTGGCCTCGCAGAAGAAATTCCAACATCATTGGAGTGATGAAGAGAAGGAATTCTGCTTACTTTAGGGTTGTAAGGCTTAAAGTTAGTAGTGTCCTTTGCATTAACAGTGTCTGCTGGTAGAAGTGTTCCAGGAGCTCCCATTAGATCAACCAAAAACTCCCTGAAAGCAGGAACTAAACATTCATATAAATTGATTCTGGTTGAAGTGTGGATAACAATGGGCCTTTTAGCCTGGTATTagatcattttcatttttagttCCCATGAATAAGAAACAAGGTGTTGTTTAATTGAACCACCGAAATTCCAAAGGGGAAAGAAACCCCAATAACTACAACAGAGTTAAAGAAGCTTCCCAATtgattataataaaatttcttgGCAAATTTCCTTTCAATGAAAAGTTTGGTTCCATgtacaaaataaaatttcttaataaTTCCATTGGGgaagaaataaaagaatacaagggcaTAAAAAACGAAGCCCACAaaaaacttttcattgataacCACTAATCTCTCTCTAAGGGGAAACGAGAGAAGAGATAACAGAGAGAACTTACCTTGAACCGAAGAGACAAATGCCCCCCAACTACGTTAGATGAAAATATTCCAAAAAGCTTGGAAAGACCAACTATAAAATCGATATGACCACTAAGTAAAGGTTTATTTTGCATCCTCTTTTGTACATTGAACACTAGTCTCATTTCATTATATCAATGAAGTCTTTTCTTTGAAATGGAAACAAgcatctttattaatataaataaaagagaCTAAtcctcaaagtacaagagaggTATACCAAGAGCAAAAAGGAGTAAAAGAACAAATACCACATAATCCGAGACAAGAGAGAACATAAAGAAATTACAATGAGCAGGACAGAACCCTCTAAATCCCAAGCAAAACAAGAAGAAATAAATACAatgcaaaatgaaaaaaaaaattgtaacaaAGGAGCCCCATAACATCTAAAATATTGATCACAAATTGcttaaaaaaatgaatggaaaggaaaacaCCAAGAATTCAAACTTGATTAAAAATACAATCCTGTGCCCTGGAAGACTTGCGATTGATCCTTGGAAACTGATCTAAATCCTTTCTTTAGAGGTATTGATCCTTGCAATTTCAGATCTGATCACCAAAGGAATTTATCATGGGACACCCTTAAGTTCCTTTCAAACCATAGTCCAGCAAGCAACGCGTTGATGGCATTAACCCATAATAAAGTAGCTTTGTAAATAATGAAACAGGAAGATCTTTTAGGAAACACAGGAGATGCTTCAGACTAGGTATGTTTACTTGTGACACATTAATTtgaataaagtaaaataaaaactactaaaccaccaattcacccaaaaaCTTAAGCTAGTGGTTaaagacaaatttaattatatgcACTAACACTCCCctcacttgtgggcttgaaGTATTTGAATgcccaacaagtggaaatcaattttttaattgGGAAGGAAACAACAATGCAGGGGCATAAACATAGAACCTTCCTAGACCACCTcctctgataccatattaaaaCGTCAATTCACCCCAAAGTTTAAGCCGGTGgttgaagacaaatttaattatatgcACTAACATAAACAAAACAAACTGTGAAAGTGTCAAGTGGAACAGATTATCTAAGAAAGCTTCAATAACGGTGTACACCTAACTATCTTACCCAAACAAAATAGAATCTCTTATGTATGATTCTTTTACCCAGttatttaaattcaatttcaCCATTAGTCAATGAATAAATGAAACAGAACAAGGATATACCCTTTTTAAGATAAGAAACATTTAATTGTATAAATGAAATAAGGGAAGACCCCAAGCATCTAAAGGTTTACAAAAGAAAACAAGGATATACCTTTCATCCTCCAATTTTATAATGTTGACAGCATCTTCTTCAACACCAGTATAGTGACTACCTTTAACAAGCCTACAAGGCATCTTGATACTGTCAGCTAACACCTATATCCAGAGAAGAAGGTGATATGTTCTTATAAAGTCAGTTAAGCTTttgtttaataataataaaggttTAGATAAAGTAATACAACAACGTATCACTAAAAACAGTGTTGCTGGAATTTGTCAAATCCAGACAattttatagtttttattttcctGAAACCTTATTGGGGTTCTAGGGCCTCTATTTAAAGGGTGTAATGTTAAAAAGAAAACTGAACTTTATCAAGTTATTCATATTGGCAGTGTAACCACATGCTTTATTACCCTGAACAAGCTATTTCACATGGGAAAGCTCTAATATAAGCCATCATGAGTCCTGACCACGCATAGTGCTACATCTTAATCTTCAATAAAAATGAGGTTGCATGATATTACAGATATTTAAGAGACATTTGCAACTACCAACCTTGAAAAGCAATGCACGATGTCTTGAGAGGCCAATATTAATGGAACCGATAGGCAATACACTGGTGTGAAGAGAAGTCCTTAACTCTGTGCTTCTTTCCATCCACCTGGCTAGCATAAAATGGGGGTCCTTTACAGGTCCCCCCATATGTCCCATAACAAGCTCGGCAAGCCTCTGAACCAAAACCCTGACCTCAGTCCCAGGGCAATCTGCAATACATTGAGCAATTTGCACTAGCTCTTCTAGTGCAGGATCAACAGTCATATTGACCATCACAACTTCAAAGCCAGAACTACCAAAGCTTGCTTCAATATCAGATAGCGATGGAATTTTTCCTTGGACTGCTGAATCCGTAGAAAGGACATCATAAAACCCATTGGCCACTTTTTCTTCATAGTCAAGCAGATTGTATTCCTTAAAATGcaacaaaaaataatattagTTAAAGATCTAATATTCCTACAATGTAGTGTAGCAAGTATAAAGAATATCAATGCaacgagaaaaagaaaatgtctAACAAGGCAGTGGCAATTCCAGATCCACCAATGTCTTTTATTGAAACAATTGCTTTCATTgggaaaagaaggaaagaacAGAAGTAACAGCCCTCAAAAAACTCTTAAGAAAAAGGCTCCGACCATGCAAAATGTTTCTTACCAAATACAAACAAAAGGTCATTGAAATCAAAGCCCAAATAGAAACCTGAAAATCCACCAAGACCCAAATATCACAAGAGTCCCTCTCCACACCCTAAAACCTATATTATTTCTCCCCAAATATCTCATAACAAAGCATGCACCCATCAAGCCACAAGAACCAACATTTCTAGTTAGCAAGCAGATTAAGAAACTCCTCGATCATTTTGTTGATACCCCTCTAGTGAGCATGCACAACCCCAAACTACGAAAAGAAACAGTTCCACACGAATCTTGCAAATTGATAGCCCAAAGTAGGTGATCCAggtcttcttcttcattctgaCAAAGAATACAACAAAAATGACCCACTAAAAAAGGCAACATCCTCAAGAGTCAATCCATTGAGTTAACACGACCCAATAAAACTTCCCAGGTAAAGAACTTGAATTTCTTTGGAATTAATCCTCTCCAAGATATCAAAGACATACACGCCAATGTGAGAAAGATCAGAAAGGTGACAAAAGAAAGATTTGCAAGAAGAAACCTCTAAGGGATCAAAACAACATAAACCAAAGAATCAGAGTTCAAACAATCATTGAGAATGGACAAAAGATATAAACGAGGAAACGTAGAGTATAGGAGCATAGTTCCACTAATCTTCCCAAAAATAAGTTTCTTTACCATCTCCAAAACACAGCATACGGAATGGGAGAAAAGGGGGGACTTAACAGAGATATCCTTCCATGGATTCAAGTACTTATCTTCAACCCCACTCCCAACCACTCAAAGGGACGAGGACCACACTTACTACCAGTGAACCAATGTTACTTTACAATATATTGATGCAGCAATTGCCTTCTGGGTTGACTGGAAAGTGTTGCAAACATAACAAGCAACTAGTTTTCTTAAACATAAGTAACTGGCAATTAATTCTACACTTCTTGTTTCAAATATGTTTCTTTTGAACTTCTCTTAGATATTTATTTACAAAGGGGGTCGTGATTTTTTTCCCATGAACCGATCAACTCTGAGATTATGCAGGTGCCTGATGGTCTTGTGTTCATGATAGTTTTTCAATTTCAGTTATTGACGTAGTTAGTctaaaccactggaaatgctaGTCGTAGTAAATCTATTTCTGACAAATGAACTATCCCAGACACGATGCAAATGTAGGGGAAGCAAGAAAAGATATCCTGAATTCTCGTCCAGTCGGCATGCTTATAatgtaaaattaataattaacaCAGTGCCCAAGTACGACTATAAATGACAACTTTCGCGCACTTGGACATAGGTGTTGGTTGCGTAATGCAATGAGATCAGAGATGTAACTATTATCTTATAGCAGCACAGACCTTGAATCTTGATCTCATTGGTTTTGTTTAATATGCTAATACTCAAAATTTGGTAAAAACGAACTCCCCAGAAAGGCAGAAAGCAAAAATCTCACCCAATATTGTCTCGAGAGCACCTCGGCAGCATCTCCCTGGTCCCTGGAAGTAGAATCAATCCGATGATTTCCCAAGCTCAAAAGTGTCGCAGCTCGAATTTGATCCTTCTCCGGATCATCCCGGAAGTCCGAATTCGATGCGCTAATAGCTAGGGCAAGCTGAACCTGAAACTCCTCCTCTGAAGAAAAGTAATCAGACCGATTGGGCACCGAAACCTGGGTTACACTTCCACCCCCTGGAGAAGTTGTTGCCAGCGACGGCGACGATGAAGGACTGGGGGGAGAGTTACCGGAAGTCTGACCCAGAGCAGTTGCAGGACGATTATCAGAAACACATGGTGAAGACGACGCTGCTGCTACAGGCGACGGATTCTCGTTGGACCGATTCGGCTCGTGATTGCTTCCTATATGAAACTTCTTGAAAATGTGTTTCATCCCTCTTCTTCAATCTCTCTTTCTTGCACTTTCCTTCACTTCCCTTCACTTCCTCAGCCACTTTCAATCACTCTACAGCTCCACCAGCTTCAAACTCCTCTCTCTAAAACCACCGATTCTTCCTCCTTGATCCTCAAAACTCGATTCTAAACTCTGTCTTGTTTCCTGCTCG
The sequence above is drawn from the Cucumis melo cultivar AY chromosome 2, USDA_Cmelo_AY_1.0, whole genome shotgun sequence genome and encodes:
- the LOC103492243 gene encoding serine/threonine-protein kinase EDR1, with the protein product MKHIFKKFHIGSNHEPNRSNENPSPVAAASSSPCVSDNRPATALGQTSGNSPPSPSSSPSLATTSPGGGSVTQVSVPNRSDYFSSEEEFQVQLALAISASNSDFRDDPEKDQIRAATLLSLGNHRIDSTSRDQGDAAEVLSRQYWEYNLLDYEEKVANGFYDVLSTDSAVQGKIPSLSDIEASFGSSGFEVVMVNMTVDPALEELVQIAQCIADCPGTEVRVLVQRLAELVMGHMGGPVKDPHFMLARWMERSTELRTSLHTSVLPIGSINIGLSRHRALLFKVLADSIKMPCRLVKGSHYTGVEEDAVNIIKLEDEREFLVDLMGAPGTLLPADTVNAKDTTNFKPYNPKVSRIPSLHHSNDVGISSARPTLGHEEGSSQNFGAEAISLIDGKLSYGRTESVPSSSGTGTSRHKGAHFGDGNVRLNVNVVPFGQSSEDSKNLFADLNPFQIRGTGKSFMPNKFSDNKSEELQKPTIGHPPVPLWKNRVAFNAVPNKNEYDYMEGRFPRISRAPNDHNMALSSSNSTVSENVKPGGSGTSNDLIASVRSAEVGSSSSNMNTQLASSMIEPNILPLIDEQNRKSNGERSGNTDMEDEKVDAVDGRDNLIRFDNRRKFTYDRSVGTNLILKDPGSPSPLVNPSSNRFEQVYDDVDVGQCEIQWEDLVIGERIGLGSYGEVYHADWNDTEVAVKKFLDQDFSGAALAEFKREVLIMRQLRHPNIVLFMGAVTRPPNLSIVTEFLPRGSLYRIIHRPNCQIDEKRRIKMALDVARGMNCLHTSNPTIVHRDLKSPNLLVDKNWNVKVSDFGLSRLKHNTFLSSKSTGGTPEWMAPEVLRNEPSNEKCDVYSFGIILWELATLRLPWSGMNPMQVVGAVGFRNLRLEIPKEVDPTVARIIRECWQTDPNLRPSFSQLANILKPLQRLVLPPHSDQPSSSVLQEISVNSTP